Proteins co-encoded in one Erinaceus europaeus chromosome 2, mEriEur2.1, whole genome shotgun sequence genomic window:
- the ZNF473 gene encoding zinc finger protein 473 isoform X1 → MTEKIPILKGVAMDFTLEDWGQLGLNQGDLFWDKALDNYQNLFLLNPLRSSLTSCPDGVEELEVKGNPEVMGPDKAETKKTLLEDFWEDEELSQGIVELFSKDDLRNSSLEETLIGENWLDSLLGDSESLLRPDTVTTKENHAECKRYKFKSGLSSESLLFTGEDSVMPDFPQKNLTPTTSQECHVGFYLDQSQQDTIQTEEKSYNCSECGKNFSRSYHLIQHWIIHTREKPIRYQECKKGSNQNSCISVHPLAHTGYKSCVSDEWEKTFSQDKHLLWQQKIHNGEKPQRSQDNDGLLGHSLQSEEHQKTHTSGKSCKYSENDKTIGQSFHLIQHQKTHTEQSCVCSKCKATFNSSKCFLQHQKTHVSKTTSDREECGEPFRQSSSLVKHQSISTREKPYRCEECGKSFSHSSTLKIHQRIHSGEKPYKCTECGKAFCRNTHLSEHQRIHTGYRPHKCHRCVKSFSRPSHLIRHQSVHATEKPYSCAECKETFSHKEHLFQHQKIHTVETPYECQECGERFVCQSTLTCHQSIHTEEKLGLENSKILNLILEQRDEKHFKCKKCEKTFRLKKYLTQHERIHTRVRPFQCSRCGRGFNQSSQLIHHEKVHTGARPYECKDCGRKFIHSTSLAKHQSVHILEQPFKCNECGKTFRLRTSLLEHQLSHTAEKPFKCNKCDKVFAHRNYLIQHQRIHARNKSFECNECGKIFRQNSCLSKHQRIHTGEKPYVCVDCGKAFSQGSQLIRHQRVHTRVKPYVCPECGKAFSQNSCLTVHQRIHTGEKPYLCTECGKAFAQKANLKQHERVHTGEKPYPCNVCGKAFSFNAHLTQHRRIHTQEKPYQCQLCEKAFRCGSGLSRHMRVHTHK, encoded by the exons ACCCCCTCAGATCCAGCCTGACCTCCTGTCCAGATGGTGTGGAAGAGCTGGAGGTGAAAGGAAATCCAGAAGTGATGGGCCCTG ACAAAGCTGAGACAAAGAAAACTCTGCTGGAAGACTTTTGGGAAGATGAAGAACTCTCCCAGGGGATCGTGGAATTGTTTTCCAAGGATGACCTTAGGAACTCCAGTTTGGAAGAAACCCTCATAGGTGAGAACTGGTTAGATAGTTTGCTAGGAGATTCAGAAAGTTTGCTGAGGCCTGACACTGTTACAACCAAGGAAAATCATGCAGAATGCAAAAGGTACAAATTCAAGAGTGGTCTCAGTTCTGAGTCCCTCCTTTTCACAGGAGAGGATTCAGTGATGCCTGATTTTCCCCAAAAGAACCTGACACCAACTACGTCTCAGGAATGTCACGTTGGCTTCTATTTAGACCAGAGTCAGCAGGATACCATTCAGACAGAGGAGAAGTCATATAACTGTAGTGAATGTGGGAAGAACTTCAGCCGGAGTTACCATCTTATCCAGCATTGGATTATTCATACAAGGGAGAAACCCATTCGTTATCAGGAGTGTAAGAAAGGGTCCAACCAGAATTCTTGTATTTCTGTGCATCCATTAGCTCATACAGGCTACAAATCCTGTGTTTCTGATGAATGGGAGAAAACGTTTAGTCAGGACAAACACCTTCTGTGGCAACAGAAAATTCACAATGGAGAAAAACCACAAAGGAGTCAAGATAATGATGGCTTATTGGGTCACAGCTTGCAATCTGAAGAGCATCAGAAAACCCATACATCTGGTAAATCCTGCAAATATAGTGAGAATGACAAGACTATTGGCCAGTCTTTTCATCTTATTCAGCATCAGAAGACCCACACCGAGCAATCCTGTGTATGTTCCAAATGCAAGGCAACTTTCAACTCTAGCAAATGCTTCCTCCAACATCAGAAAACTCATGTTTCAAAAACTACTTCTGACCGTGAGGAATGTGGGGAACCCTTCAGGCAGAGCTCATCACTTGTCAAACACCAGTCTATTTCTACCAGAGAGAAGCCTTATAGATGTGAAGAATGTGGGAAATCTTTTAGCCATAGCTCAACCCTAAAGATACAccaaaggattcacagtggagagaagccttaCAAGTGCACTGAATGTGGGAAAGCATTCTGTCGGAACACGCATCTCAGTGAACATCAGAGGATCCACACTGGTTACAGGCCCCACAAATGCCACAGATGCGTCAAGAGTTTCAGCCGGCCCTCCCATCTGATTAGACATCAATCTGTTCATGCTACAGAAAAACCCTACAGCTGTGCTGAATGCAAAGAGACCTTCAGCCACAAGGAACATCTTTTTCAACACCAGAAAATACATACTGTAGAAACTCCCTATGAATGTCAAGAATGTGGGGAGCGCTTTGTTTGCCAGTCAACCCTAACTTGCCACCAGAGTATCCACACTGAAGAAAAACTAGGACTTGAGAACAGTAAAATCTTGAATCTGATCTTGGAACAGAGAGATGAGAAGCACTTTAAGTGTAAGAAATGTGAAAAAACTTTCAGGCTCAAGAAATACCTAACTcagcatgaaagaattcacaccaGGGTAAGACCCTTTCAGTGTAGCCGGTGTGGGAGGGGCTTTAACCAAAGTTCACAGCTTATTCACCATGAAAAAGTCCACACTGGAGCTAGACCATATGAATGTAAGGATTGTGGGAGAAAGTTCATACACAGTACCTCCCTTGCCAAACATCAGTCTGTCCACATTCTTGAGCAGCCCTTCAAATGTAATGAATGTGGAAAGACTTTTAGACTAAGGACCAGTCTCCTGGAGCATCAGTTGAGTCATACTGCAGAGAAACCCTTTAAGTGTAATAAGTGTGACAAAGTCTTTGCCCACAGAAACTACCTTATTCAACATCAGAGAATTCATGCCAGGAACAAGTCCTTTGAGTGTAATGAATGTGGAAAAATATTCCGCCAGAATTCGTGCCTTTCTAAGCATCAGAGGATTCATACTGGTGAGAAGCCCTATGTATGTGTGGACTGTGGGAAAGCATTCAGTCAAGGTTCTCAACTCATTCGACACCAGAGAGTTCACACTAGAGTTAAGCCTTATGTTTGCCCGGAATGTGGGAAAGCTTTTAGCCAGAACTCATGCCTTACTGTTCACCAGAGAATTCACACTGGGGAGAAGCCCTACCTGTGTACtgaatgtggaaaagcctttgCCCAGAAAGCAAATCTGAAACAGCATGAGAGAGTGCACACTGGGGAGAAGCCTTATCCCTGCAACGTATGTGGCAAAGCCTTTAGCTTCAATGCCCACCTCACTCAGCATCGGAGAATCCACACCCAAGAGAAACCGTATCAGTGTCAACTTTGTGAGAAAGCCTTTCGGTGTGGCTCAGGGCTCAGCAGACATATGCGAGTTCATACTCATAAGTAA